In the genome of Pseudomonas sp. P5_109, one region contains:
- a CDS encoding amino acid synthesis family protein, whose translation MSFEIRKIVSYVEETFIEGGKATDKPVTMVGLAVVMKNPWLGNGFVEDLKPQIRANCSDLGALMVERLVGIIGGAEKIEAYGKAAVVGADGEIEHASAVIHTLRFGNHYREAVKAKSYLSFTNKRGGPGTSIQIPMMHKDDEGLRSHYITLEMQIEDAPRADEIVVVLGCADGGRLHPRIGNRYIDLEELAAEKAQ comes from the coding sequence ATGAGTTTCGAAATCCGCAAGATCGTCAGCTATGTCGAAGAAACCTTTATTGAAGGCGGCAAAGCCACCGATAAGCCCGTGACCATGGTCGGTCTGGCCGTGGTGATGAAAAACCCCTGGCTGGGCAACGGTTTCGTCGAAGACCTGAAACCACAGATCCGCGCCAACTGCTCCGACCTCGGCGCACTGATGGTCGAGCGCCTGGTGGGCATCATTGGCGGCGCCGAGAAGATCGAGGCATACGGCAAGGCTGCGGTGGTCGGCGCTGACGGCGAAATCGAGCACGCTTCGGCGGTGATCCACACCCTGCGCTTCGGCAACCATTACCGCGAAGCGGTCAAGGCCAAGAGCTACCTGAGCTTCACCAACAAGCGCGGCGGCCCGGGCACTTCGATCCAGATCCCGATGATGCACAAGGACGACGAAGGCCTGCGTTCGCACTACATCACCCTGGAAATGCAGATCGAAGACGCACCGCGTGCCGACGAAATCGTCGTGGTCCTGGGTTGCGCCGACGGTGGCCGCCTGCACCCGCGCATCGGCAACCGCTACATCGACCTGGAAGAACTGGCTGCCGAAAAAGCCCAGTAA
- a CDS encoding flavin reductase family protein produces the protein MIEPGIYKDVMSSFPSGVTVVTTLDPDGGIVGITASAFSALSIDPALVLFCPNYGSDTYPVLRDSKQFAIHLLSAEQTAEAYAFAGKGKDKAKGIEWHLSDLGNPILAKATAIIECELWREYDGGDHAIIVGAVKNLILPAQPVTPMIYHKGKLGPLPTLA, from the coding sequence ATGATCGAACCCGGCATTTACAAAGACGTGATGAGCTCGTTCCCGTCCGGGGTCACGGTGGTCACCACCCTCGACCCGGATGGCGGCATCGTCGGCATCACCGCCAGTGCCTTCAGTGCGCTGTCGATTGACCCGGCACTGGTGCTGTTCTGCCCCAACTACGGCTCCGACACCTACCCGGTGCTGCGCGACAGCAAGCAGTTCGCGATTCACCTGCTGTCCGCCGAGCAGACCGCCGAAGCCTATGCCTTCGCCGGTAAAGGCAAGGACAAGGCCAAGGGCATCGAGTGGCACTTGAGTGATCTGGGTAACCCGATCCTGGCCAAGGCCACGGCGATCATCGAGTGCGAACTGTGGCGCGAATACGACGGCGGTGATCACGCGATCATCGTCGGCGCGGTGAAGAACCTGATCCTGCCCGCGCAACCGGTGACGCCGATGATCTACCACAAAGGCAAGCTGGGACCGCTGCCTACCCTGGCCTGA
- a CDS encoding aldehyde dehydrogenase: MTLARFQMCIGGEWVDALSGKTFESLNPALAEPWAELPDADEADVERAVQAAQTAFDSPAWRGLTATARGKLLRRLGDLIAENKEQLAQLESRDNGKLIRETRGQVGYLPEFFHYTAGLADKLEGGTLPLDKPDLFAYTVHEAMGVVAAIIPWNSPLYLTAIKLAPALAAGNTIVIKPSEHASATILELARLALEAGIPPGVVNVVTGYGPSTGAALTRHPLIRKIAFTGGAATARHVVRSSAENFAKLSLELGGKSPNIIFADADLDSAINGAIAGIYAASGQSCVSGSRLLVQDEIYDEFVGRLVERAQRIRIGNPQDDSSEMGPMATAQQLAVVEGLVADAIAEGARLRLGGKRPTNLGDGWFYEPTLFECDRNSMKIMQEEVFGPVASVIRFKDEAEALAIANDSQFGLAAGIWTRDLGRAHRLARDVRSGIIWVNTYRAVSAMAPIGGFKNSGYGRESGIDSVLAYTELKTVWINLSQAPMPDPFVMR, translated from the coding sequence ATGACACTCGCACGCTTCCAGATGTGCATCGGCGGTGAATGGGTCGATGCCCTGTCCGGCAAGACCTTCGAAAGCCTCAACCCGGCGCTGGCCGAGCCTTGGGCCGAGCTGCCCGATGCCGACGAAGCCGATGTCGAGCGCGCCGTACAAGCCGCGCAAACCGCTTTCGACAGCCCGGCCTGGCGCGGACTGACCGCCACCGCTCGCGGCAAGTTGCTGCGACGTCTGGGCGACCTGATCGCCGAAAACAAGGAACAACTGGCGCAGCTGGAAAGCCGCGACAACGGCAAGCTGATCCGCGAAACCCGTGGCCAGGTCGGCTATCTGCCGGAGTTCTTCCATTACACCGCAGGCCTGGCGGACAAGCTCGAAGGCGGCACCCTGCCGCTGGACAAGCCGGACCTGTTTGCCTACACCGTGCACGAAGCCATGGGCGTGGTGGCCGCGATCATTCCGTGGAACAGCCCGCTGTACCTGACCGCGATCAAACTCGCCCCGGCGCTTGCGGCTGGCAACACCATCGTGATCAAGCCGTCGGAACACGCCTCGGCGACCATCCTCGAACTGGCGCGCCTGGCGCTGGAAGCCGGGATTCCGCCGGGGGTGGTCAACGTCGTCACCGGTTACGGCCCGAGTACTGGCGCGGCCCTCACCCGCCATCCGCTGATCCGCAAGATCGCCTTCACCGGCGGCGCGGCGACAGCGCGGCATGTGGTGCGCAGCAGTGCGGAGAACTTCGCCAAGCTGTCGCTGGAACTGGGCGGCAAATCGCCGAACATCATCTTCGCCGACGCCGACCTCGACAGCGCGATCAACGGCGCCATCGCCGGGATCTATGCCGCCTCCGGGCAGAGTTGCGTGTCCGGTTCGCGCTTGTTGGTGCAGGACGAGATCTACGATGAGTTCGTCGGCCGACTGGTGGAACGCGCCCAGCGCATCCGCATCGGCAACCCGCAGGACGACAGCAGCGAAATGGGCCCGATGGCCACCGCGCAGCAACTGGCCGTGGTCGAAGGTCTGGTCGCCGATGCCATCGCTGAAGGTGCGCGTTTGCGTCTGGGCGGCAAGCGTCCGACCAATCTGGGCGACGGCTGGTTCTACGAGCCGACGCTGTTCGAGTGCGACCGCAACTCGATGAAGATCATGCAGGAAGAAGTCTTTGGCCCGGTGGCTTCGGTCATCCGCTTCAAGGACGAAGCCGAAGCCCTGGCGATCGCCAACGACTCGCAGTTCGGCCTCGCCGCCGGCATCTGGACCCGCGACCTCGGCCGCGCCCATCGCCTTGCCCGGGACGTGCGTTCGGGGATCATCTGGGTCAACACCTATCGCGCGGTCTCGGCCATGGCGCCGATCGGCGGCTTCAAGAACAGCGGCTATGGACGCGAAAGCGGCATCGATTCGGTGCTGGCCTACACCGAGCTGAAAACGGTGTGGATCAACCTGTCCCAGGCACCGATGCCTGATCCCTTCGTGATGCGCTAG
- a CDS encoding alpha/beta fold hydrolase codes for MIRLTAELTPAGTSYLATGQGQPVVLIHGVGLNKEMWGGQIVGLATNYRVIAYDMLGHGASPRPESGTPLLGYADQLLELLDHLQLPKATVIGFSMGGLVARAFALHYPQRLEGLVVLNSVFNRSAEQRAGVIARTSQAAEHGPDANAEAALSRWFSREYQAANPAQIAAIRQTLAGNDPQGYLTTYELFATQDMYRADDLASIRVPTLIATGELDPGSTPEMARQLAERIPGATVAVLAEQRHMMPVESPRLVNQLLLEFLQAAHSQQNQIKGIVA; via the coding sequence ATGATTCGGCTCACCGCTGAACTCACCCCGGCTGGCACCAGTTACCTGGCGACCGGCCAAGGCCAGCCCGTGGTCTTGATCCACGGCGTGGGCCTGAACAAAGAAATGTGGGGCGGCCAGATCGTCGGCCTGGCCACGAACTACCGCGTCATCGCCTACGACATGCTCGGCCATGGCGCCAGTCCGCGTCCGGAGAGCGGCACGCCGCTGCTCGGTTATGCCGACCAGTTGCTGGAGCTGCTCGACCACCTGCAATTGCCCAAGGCAACGGTGATCGGCTTTTCCATGGGCGGGCTGGTGGCGCGGGCGTTTGCCCTGCACTACCCGCAACGCCTGGAAGGCTTGGTGGTGCTCAACAGCGTGTTCAACCGTAGCGCCGAACAGCGCGCCGGGGTCATCGCCCGCACCAGCCAGGCCGCCGAACACGGGCCGGACGCCAATGCCGAAGCGGCGCTGTCGCGCTGGTTCAGCCGTGAATACCAGGCCGCGAACCCGGCGCAGATCGCCGCGATTCGCCAGACCCTGGCCGGCAATGACCCGCAGGGTTACCTGACCACTTACGAACTGTTCGCCACCCAGGATATGTACCGCGCCGATGACCTGGCCAGTATCCGGGTGCCGACGCTGATCGCCACCGGCGAACTGGACCCGGGCTCGACCCCGGAAATGGCCCGGCAGCTGGCCGAGCGCATTCCCGGCGCGACCGTTGCCGTGCTCGCCGAGCAACGGCATATGATGCCCGTAGAATCGCCGCGCCTGGTCAACCAGCTGTTGCTGGAGTTTCTGCAGGCCGCGCACTCCCAACAAAACCAGATCAAGGGGATCGTTGCATGA